The following proteins are co-located in the candidate division WOR-3 bacterium genome:
- a CDS encoding DUF5683 domain-containing protein yields the protein MIKFLFLFLILTENKNPVKAAWMSAFLPGLGQIYTGNYIKGLVFFGGEVFLIRELIKDYPYVEKNQDALYRFSYNFILSFSLWAFNILDAYVSAHLYKFERDTSLMGINIKEEKFIFLIEKKF from the coding sequence TTGATAAAATTTTTATTTTTATTTTTAATCTTAACAGAGAATAAAAATCCAGTAAAAGCAGCATGGATGAGCGCTTTTTTACCTGGTCTCGGTCAGATTTATACAGGAAATTATATAAAGGGTTTGGTTTTCTTCGGAGGTGAAGTTTTCCTTATAAGAGAATTAATAAAAGACTACCCTTACGTTGAGAAAAACCAGGATGCTCTATATAGGTTTTCCTATAATTTCATTCTTTCCTTTTCCCTATGGGCTTTTAACATATTAGATGCATATGTTTCAGCACACCTTTATAAATTTGAAAGGGATACAAGTTTGATGGGAATTAATATAAAGGAAGAAAAATTCATTTTTTTAATAGAGAAAAAATTTTAA
- a CDS encoding tRNA pseudouridine synthase A encodes MRFKIKLEYDGTNFYGWQVQKGFRTVQGVLDDVTKKLICAKGLIQGASRTDRGVHALGQVAHFDAPKKIFYERFEGDREKLRKAMNAILPRDVYVKEIEIVSNKFHARRSAKAKLYRYTILLERSPLERLYAWEINFKLNYNLFYKMTKLTEMERDFSPFSPLPEGNGFLKIEKCYAERKGKKIFLYFYAKRFLNKLVRSLVGQMVYFASRNDLDGYKRVLENVPDTLIIAPPQGLFLMEVFY; translated from the coding sequence ATGAGGTTTAAAATTAAATTGGAGTATGATGGAACAAATTTTTACGGTTGGCAAGTTCAAAAAGGTTTTAGAACAGTTCAGGGTGTTCTTGATGATGTGACAAAAAAACTTATCTGTGCAAAAGGTTTAATTCAGGGGGCTTCAAGAACAGATAGGGGAGTTCATGCTTTGGGTCAAGTAGCTCACTTTGATGCACCTAAAAAAATATTTTATGAAAGATTTGAGGGTGACAGGGAAAAATTAAGAAAAGCTATGAATGCAATTTTACCAAGAGATGTCTATGTAAAAGAAATTGAAATTGTGAGTAATAAATTTCATGCAAGAAGATCCGCAAAAGCAAAACTCTATAGATACACAATTCTCCTTGAAAGGTCCCCTCTTGAAAGGCTATATGCCTGGGAAATTAATTTTAAATTGAATTATAATTTATTCTATAAAATGACTAAACTAACAGAGATGGAAAGGGATTTTTCTCCCTTTTCTCCCTTACCTGAGGGAAACGGTTTTTTGAAAATTGAAAAGTGTTATGCAGAAAGAAAAGGTAAAAAAATTTTTTTATATTTTTATGCAAAGAGATTTTTAAATAAACTTGTTAGAAGTCTTGTTGGTCAGATGGTATATTTTGCTTCAAGGAATGATCTTGATGGTTATAAGAGAGTCCTTGAAAATGTTCCTGACACTTTAATTATAGCACCCCCACAAGGGTTATTTTTAATGGAGGTTTTTTATTGA
- the tatC gene encoding twin-arginine translocase subunit TatC — MDESLIEHLEELRIRIIRVIIYLFIFTLISFTFSLKIIDFIKKPIGEIYFFSPQEAFIVRLKVSLLSGIFFTIPFLIYELWAFIKPGLYENEIKNIKPFIILSPFLFYAGFFFSIFVIYPLGIKVLLSFAGNVMLPLMHISDIVNFLLYVTIFTGLLFELPILILILVKLNVLDYKLLKSKRREVIVLIFILAALVTPSTDFITMSILAIPIVLLFELSIFFAKKLKK, encoded by the coding sequence ATGGATGAATCTCTCATTGAGCATCTTGAAGAATTAAGAATAAGAATCATAAGAGTTATAATTTATTTATTTATCTTTACCTTAATATCCTTTACTTTCTCTTTGAAAATTATAGATTTTATAAAAAAACCAATCGGAGAAATTTACTTTTTTTCTCCACAGGAAGCCTTTATTGTAAGATTGAAGGTTTCTCTTTTATCGGGAATATTCTTTACTATACCATTTTTGATTTATGAATTATGGGCATTTATTAAACCAGGTCTTTATGAAAATGAAATTAAAAACATTAAACCCTTTATAATTTTATCTCCCTTCCTTTTCTATGCGGGTTTCTTCTTTTCAATATTTGTTATTTATCCTCTTGGTATCAAAGTTCTTCTTTCCTTTGCAGGAAATGTAATGTTACCACTTATGCATATTTCAGATATTGTGAATTTCCTTTTATATGTTACAATTTTCACAGGTCTACTTTTTGAATTACCAATCCTAATTTTAATCCTTGTTAAACTTAATGTTCTCGATTATAAATTATTAAAATCGAAAAGAAGGGAAGTTATTGTTTTAATTTTTATTCTTGCAGCTCTTGTTACACCTTCAACTGATTTTATAACAATGAGTATTTTAGCAATACCTATTGTTTTACTTTTTGAACTTTCTATATTTTTTGCAAAAAAATTAAAAAAATGA
- a CDS encoding DUF4159 domain-containing protein: MFLFLILFSILELQIVRLKYEGGGDWYNDPEIIPNLSKEIEKRTGINMIEQEVVLDVGDRRIRNYPLLFMTGHGKVELSETDAKNLREYLESGGFLYIDDDYGMDKYIRGEIKKIFPEKELKEVPFDHPIYNIFYKFEKGLPKIHEHYEGPPKGYGIFIGDRLCLFYTYNSNISDGWTDVYGDPPEIREEAIKMGINIFLYAITY, translated from the coding sequence ATGTTCCTTTTTCTAATTTTATTTTCAATACTTGAACTCCAGATCGTAAGGCTTAAATATGAAGGGGGAGGAGACTGGTATAATGACCCAGAAATTATTCCTAATCTTTCAAAGGAAATTGAAAAAAGAACTGGAATAAATATGATAGAGCAAGAAGTAGTTCTTGATGTTGGTGATAGAAGAATAAGGAATTATCCTCTCCTTTTTATGACAGGTCATGGAAAAGTAGAACTTTCAGAAACTGATGCTAAAAATTTAAGGGAATACCTTGAATCAGGTGGATTTCTTTATATTGATGATGATTATGGAATGGATAAATATATAAGAGGAGAAATTAAAAAAATTTTCCCTGAAAAAGAACTTAAAGAGGTTCCCTTTGACCATCCTATTTATAACATTTTTTATAAATTTGAAAAAGGTCTTCCAAAAATTCACGAGCATTATGAAGGTCCACCAAAGGGTTATGGAATTTTTATAGGTGATAGATTATGTCTCTTTTATACTTATAACTCAAACATATCAGACGGATGGACAGATGTTTATGGAGATCCACCTGAAATAAGGGAAGAGGCAATCAAAATGGGTATTAACATTTTTCTTTATGCAATAACTTACTGA
- a CDS encoding HAD-IIIA family hydrolase, which produces MKRNLLFLDRDGVLIEDRDYGTLGDPFKLKLNDYVIEGLHKLKKLNFHFFVFSNQSGINKGYYKVIDVKRNNERLDQFLYLKRVKILKYYFCPHLPIEMCSCRKPGLYFYRLWKKEFPFEYEKKFMIGDKDSDIEFGYKLGMITIYIKTRYPLTLKPSFIAKNFKDAVEYICSFF; this is translated from the coding sequence GTGAAAAGAAACTTGCTTTTTCTTGATAGAGACGGGGTTTTAATAGAAGATAGGGACTATGGAACTCTTGGTGATCCCTTTAAGTTAAAATTAAATGATTATGTTATAGAAGGTCTTCATAAATTAAAAAAATTAAATTTTCACTTTTTTGTTTTTTCAAATCAGTCTGGAATAAATAAAGGTTACTATAAAGTAATAGATGTTAAAAGAAATAATGAAAGACTTGATCAGTTTTTATATTTAAAAAGGGTTAAAATTTTAAAATATTACTTCTGCCCCCATTTACCTATAGAAATGTGTTCTTGCAGGAAACCGGGTTTATATTTTTATAGATTATGGAAAAAGGAATTTCCTTTTGAGTATGAAAAAAAATTTATGATAGGTGATAAGGATAGTGATATTGAATTTGGATATAAACTGGGAATGATAACAATTTATATAAAAACAAGGTATCCATTGACTTTGAAACCGAGCTTTATAGCAAAAAATTTTAAGGATGCAGTAGAATATATATGTTCCTTTTTCTAA
- the rdgB gene encoding RdgB/HAM1 family non-canonical purine NTP pyrophosphatase gives MKILLSTSNQGKRREYLEFLKELNIEILTLRDFGIEKGFKEKGRSFDENAFIKAKYGNLISGMPAIGEDSGLIVYYLDNLPGIYSKRFSDSGTDEENRKLLLKILEGVPFEKRKAKFICVIYFFLDKEKFFKFRGEVEGFITYEERGASGFGYDPLFLYPPLGRTFAELSLEKKNEISHRGKALKELKEFLLKIL, from the coding sequence TTGAAAATACTCCTTTCTACTTCAAATCAGGGTAAAAGAAGAGAATATTTAGAATTTTTAAAAGAATTAAATATAGAAATATTAACATTAAGGGATTTTGGGATAGAAAAGGGATTTAAGGAAAAGGGGAGAAGTTTTGATGAAAACGCCTTTATTAAAGCAAAATACGGAAATTTAATCTCAGGAATGCCAGCAATTGGTGAAGATTCAGGCCTCATTGTTTATTATCTTGATAACCTTCCAGGAATTTATTCAAAAAGATTTTCAGACTCAGGTACAGATGAAGAAAATAGAAAATTACTTTTAAAAATACTTGAAGGTGTTCCTTTTGAAAAAAGAAAAGCTAAATTTATATGTGTAATTTATTTTTTTCTTGATAAGGAAAAATTTTTCAAATTCAGAGGAGAAGTGGAAGGTTTTATTACCTATGAAGAAAGGGGTGCTTCGGGTTTTGGTTATGACCCTTTATTTCTTTATCCACCCCTTGGTAGAACTTTTGCTGAATTAAGTTTAGAAAAAAAGAATGAAATTTCTCACAGGGGAAAAGCTCTTAAAGAGTTAAAAGAATTTCTTTTAAAAATTTTGTGA
- a CDS encoding SPOR domain-containing protein: protein MKKLIYFLLFISLYYFCAPQAAQPAKPAETESEIVIIGEEEEKKPAPEEKKGEETVVITEEETPAPSPAPETVEEGEVVIAPTPKKETPLPQPSPSKVFGYRVQILAVDASKPGNKEKAEKFAKEAEARLKGEYKVYVEYIPPYYKVRVGDFISREEAERMKMRLRSLGYYDAWIAETEVAPKR from the coding sequence ATGAAGAAGTTAATTTATTTCTTGCTCTTTATTAGTCTATATTATTTCTGTGCACCTCAAGCTGCTCAGCCAGCAAAACCTGCAGAGACAGAAAGTGAGATTGTAATTATTGGAGAAGAGGAAGAAAAGAAACCTGCTCCAGAAGAAAAGAAAGGAGAAGAAACAGTGGTTATCACAGAAGAAGAAACACCTGCTCCATCCCCTGCACCTGAAACTGTTGAAGAAGGTGAGGTTGTGATTGCTCCTACACCAAAAAAGGAAACTCCTCTGCCTCAGCCTTCACCTTCAAAAGTTTTTGGTTACAGGGTTCAGATTCTTGCTGTTGATGCTTCAAAACCAGGAAATAAAGAAAAAGCTGAAAAATTCGCAAAAGAGGCAGAGGCAAGACTTAAAGGAGAATATAAGGTTTATGTTGAATATATTCCACCTTATTATAAAGTAAGAGTGGGTGATTTTATCTCAAGAGAAGAGGCTGAAAGAATGAAAATGAGGTTAAGAAGTCTTGGTTATTATGATGCCTGGATCGCAGAAACAGAGGTGGCGCCCAAGAGATAA
- a CDS encoding aspartate aminotransferase family protein yields the protein MFKFESATSLSLKTGGINLILKKAKGDLVWDKNNKKYYDFTSFFGVSLFGHFNPFIIKKVKEYFKIKPHSMADLFPYEKREKLSEEIVKFFKNKDLLCTFGISGTDAIEIAIKTAFLYTKREKIISFKNSYHGLSMFNLSITNIYHFKKPFEKFLKNYSIEIKYPEREEDLEDLERNLKSLNPKEIAGIILEPIQGRGGIKLPPKNFIKILYEYAKDNDIILIIDEVFTGFARTGKDFCFQYEIDFPDILCLGKALGGGFPISACVGKKEIMKVWEIKGDPLYATTFLTHPLSIISSLAFLELYKKENPLKIVKEKEKIFKELLKKLENKREIKEIRGKGILWGIEFKDEKLSLNLWKKLIKKGFLTLLEGEKHNVLTFVPSLYFSEKKLKKIIDFLDISLH from the coding sequence TTGTTCAAATTCGAATCAGCTACCTCTTTATCCCTTAAAACTGGCGGAATAAATTTAATTCTCAAAAAAGCAAAAGGGGACCTTGTATGGGATAAAAATAATAAAAAATATTATGACTTTACATCCTTTTTTGGCGTTTCCCTCTTCGGACACTTCAATCCCTTTATAATTAAAAAAGTTAAAGAATACTTTAAAATTAAACCTCACTCAATGGCGGATCTCTTTCCTTATGAAAAAAGAGAAAAATTATCAGAAGAAATTGTTAAATTTTTTAAAAACAAAGATTTGCTCTGCACCTTTGGAATATCAGGAACTGATGCTATTGAAATAGCAATTAAAACTGCCTTTTTATATACTAAAAGAGAAAAAATAATTTCCTTCAAAAATTCATACCACGGTCTTTCAATGTTCAACCTCTCTATTACAAATATTTATCATTTTAAAAAACCCTTTGAAAAATTTTTAAAAAATTACTCAATAGAAATTAAATATCCTGAAAGAGAAGAGGATCTTGAAGATCTTGAAAGGAATTTAAAAAGTCTAAACCCAAAAGAAATAGCTGGAATTATTTTAGAACCGATACAGGGAAGAGGTGGAATAAAACTTCCCCCCAAAAATTTTATTAAAATTCTCTATGAATATGCTAAAGATAATGATATTATATTAATAATTGATGAGGTTTTTACAGGTTTTGCAAGAACAGGTAAAGATTTCTGCTTTCAATATGAAATAGATTTCCCTGATATTTTGTGCCTCGGGAAAGCACTCGGAGGCGGATTCCCAATTTCTGCCTGTGTGGGGAAAAAAGAAATTATGAAAGTTTGGGAAATAAAAGGAGATCCCCTTTATGCAACAACCTTTTTAACCCATCCTTTATCAATAATATCATCCCTTGCCTTTTTAGAACTTTATAAAAAAGAAAATCCTTTAAAAATAGTAAAGGAAAAGGAGAAAATTTTTAAAGAACTACTTAAAAAATTAGAAAATAAAAGGGAAATTAAGGAAATAAGGGGAAAAGGAATTTTATGGGGCATAGAATTTAAGGACGAAAAACTATCTTTAAATTTATGGAAAAAATTAATAAAAAAAGGATTTTTAACCCTTCTTGAAGGTGAAAAACACAATGTTTTAACTTTTGTCCCTTCTTTATATTTTTCAGAAAAAAAACTAAAAAAAATTATAGATTTTTTAGATATTTCTCTCCATTAA
- a CDS encoding ATP-dependent DNA ligase, translating into MYFSEIIHIYEKVKEKSSLKDKIFILSDFFKKLSLEEIKISFSLLSGIPLYGKLNVGYSLLREVLASIKDFSVREIELKEIEEFIKKLSFIKGEGSLSQRFYLLKDFFKNLNEKERAFFVDYLIGEVRQGAKEKIIFKALLKAKGIDIKEGEKLLKRGNILELVYEIFEKGNLIFKEFKPKIFEPLSPMLAEIEEDPLRLFKKGKNFLLEFKLDGARLQIHKEKDKIKIFSRNLKDITFKLKNLTEFFKNFKRDFILDAEGVILNEEGIPIPFQDFMKEFGKKYVESENISPFVFDILYVDGEFLLDYPLKERKKILEEIIPEKIKMPYIITDKKDEAENFFLKSIEKGNEGLIIKDPVSPYTYGKRGKYWFKWKKFYTLDLVITGAEWGHGKRKGFLSNLHLSCLDEERKNFLDLGKTFKGLKEEDLIFLTKNLPPLTEKNFGWMIKVKPFYVVEVAFDEVIESKVYNSGFSLRFARVKRFRFDKSAHDIADIKEIRRIFLMERNI; encoded by the coding sequence ATGTATTTTTCAGAAATTATTCATATTTATGAAAAAGTTAAGGAAAAAAGTTCTTTAAAGGATAAAATATTTATTTTATCTGATTTTTTTAAAAAATTAAGTTTAGAGGAAATTAAAATTTCTTTTTCCCTTCTCTCAGGAATCCCCCTTTATGGGAAATTGAATGTAGGTTACTCCCTCTTAAGGGAAGTTTTAGCTTCAATAAAGGATTTTTCTGTAAGGGAAATAGAACTAAAGGAAATAGAGGAATTTATCAAAAAATTGAGTTTTATTAAAGGGGAAGGTTCTTTAAGTCAAAGGTTTTATCTTTTGAAAGATTTTTTCAAAAACTTAAATGAAAAAGAAAGAGCATTTTTTGTTGATTATTTGATTGGAGAAGTAAGGCAGGGTGCAAAGGAAAAAATTATTTTTAAAGCTCTTTTAAAAGCAAAGGGAATTGATATTAAAGAAGGAGAAAAATTACTTAAAAGAGGAAATATCCTAGAACTTGTTTATGAAATTTTTGAAAAGGGTAATTTAATTTTTAAAGAATTTAAACCCAAAATTTTTGAGCCCCTTTCACCTATGCTCGCAGAAATTGAAGAAGATCCTTTAAGACTTTTCAAAAAGGGAAAAAATTTTTTACTTGAATTCAAACTTGATGGAGCAAGGCTCCAGATTCATAAGGAAAAGGATAAAATAAAGATATTTTCAAGAAATTTAAAGGATATAACATTTAAATTAAAAAATCTAACAGAATTTTTTAAGAACTTTAAAAGAGATTTTATTTTGGATGCTGAAGGAGTTATTTTAAATGAGGAAGGAATCCCTATCCCTTTTCAGGATTTTATGAAGGAGTTCGGTAAAAAATATGTTGAAAGTGAAAATATTTCTCCCTTTGTTTTTGATATTCTTTATGTGGATGGAGAGTTTTTACTTGATTACCCCCTTAAGGAAAGAAAGAAAATTCTTGAGGAGATAATTCCTGAAAAAATCAAAATGCCCTATATCATAACTGATAAAAAGGATGAAGCAGAAAATTTTTTCTTAAAGTCAATTGAAAAAGGGAATGAGGGTTTAATTATCAAGGATCCAGTGAGCCCCTATACCTATGGAAAAAGAGGAAAATACTGGTTTAAATGGAAAAAATTTTATACTCTTGACCTTGTTATAACAGGTGCCGAATGGGGTCATGGTAAAAGAAAGGGATTTTTATCAAATCTTCATCTTTCCTGTCTTGATGAGGAAAGAAAAAATTTTCTTGATCTTGGTAAAACTTTTAAAGGTCTAAAAGAAGAAGATTTGATTTTCCTTACTAAAAATCTTCCTCCTTTAACAGAAAAAAATTTTGGATGGATGATTAAGGTTAAACCCTTTTATGTAGTTGAAGTTGCCTTTGATGAGGTAATTGAAAGTAAGGTTTATAATTCAGGATTTTCCTTAAGGTTTGCAAGGGTTAAAAGGTTCAGATTTGATAAAAGTGCCCATGATATTGCAGATATAAAAGAGATAAGAAGAATTTTTTTAATGGAGAGAAATATCTAA
- a CDS encoding cytochrome P460 family protein, translating into MKDLILKAMMSASCFILISSTKTYYPENYRNWFHVKTLILEEGHPLFEAFGGIHHVYANEKAYKALLNNEKVFPEGSVFVFDLLEVVKENNSVAEGKRKVLAYMKKHGKKLFTETGNWEFAAFAEGDPSKQIVKDAKRECFSCHASQKEKDYIFSDWRK; encoded by the coding sequence ATGAAGGATTTAATTTTAAAGGCTATGATGAGCGCATCCTGTTTTATCCTCATCTCCTCAACAAAAACTTACTATCCTGAAAATTACAGAAACTGGTTCCATGTTAAAACTCTAATTCTTGAAGAAGGTCATCCACTATTTGAAGCCTTTGGAGGTATTCACCATGTATATGCAAATGAAAAGGCTTACAAAGCTCTCTTAAATAATGAAAAAGTTTTCCCTGAGGGTTCTGTATTTGTTTTTGACCTTCTTGAAGTGGTCAAGGAAAATAATTCAGTGGCAGAGGGAAAAAGGAAGGTTCTTGCCTATATGAAAAAGCATGGTAAAAAATTATTTACAGAAACCGGCAACTGGGAATTTGCTGCCTTTGCAGAAGGAGACCCTTCAAAACAGATTGTTAAGGATGCTAAAAGGGAATGTTTCAGTTGTCACGCCTCTCAGAAGGAAAAAGATTATATTTTCAGTGATTGGAGAAAATAA
- a CDS encoding helix-turn-helix domain-containing protein codes for MENLDFKILSGLERVSEIMKVFLRRESSKFKLSPTQVQILLSLLSEGNLKIKNLEKITSLDKTTLSKSIKNLQKKNFIEKTQSELDRREKILKIKENKKESIKNFSLSINLFKKVLKNFSEKEKEIILKFIFDFIDYSIDMGIISLQKMCSKCIYFKIKNNRFYCKFLNRELKIRDLKINCSDFVSIT; via the coding sequence TTGGAAAATTTAGATTTTAAAATCCTTTCCGGTCTTGAAAGAGTATCTGAAATTATGAAAGTTTTTTTAAGGAGGGAAAGTTCTAAATTTAAATTAAGTCCGACTCAGGTTCAAATCCTGCTTTCCCTCCTTTCTGAAGGGAATTTAAAAATAAAAAACCTGGAGAAAATTACTTCCCTTGATAAAACCACCCTTTCTAAGTCAATAAAAAATTTACAGAAAAAAAACTTTATTGAAAAAACTCAATCAGAATTAGACAGAAGAGAAAAAATCCTTAAGATTAAAGAGAATAAAAAAGAGAGCATAAAGAATTTCTCATTAAGCATAAATCTATTCAAAAAAGTATTAAAAAATTTCTCTGAAAAAGAAAAAGAAATTATTTTAAAGTTTATTTTTGATTTTATAGATTACTCCATTGATATGGGTATTATAAGTTTACAGAAAATGTGTTCAAAATGTATCTATTTTAAAATTAAAAATAATAGATTTTACTGCAAATTTCTTAATAGGGAACTAAAAATAAGAGATTTAAAGATAAACTGTTCTGATTTTGTAAGTATTACATAA
- a CDS encoding T9SS type A sorting domain-containing protein, giving the protein MKFLRFLISIGLTSYLYSQTLQDALDNYDLNFITGGNANWFYQTNYYYYDNDAAQSGTITHNQLTFLKTTIQSPCSLKFYWRVSSEANYDFLSFVRKYAASQLYDRISGTTGGWIQKKIVILSPGTDTMVWTYSKDGSGSSGQDAGWVDYVRYFPINNNLVTLQEALDNTNLTFYSDGSAPWIGETCFSYDGQDAAISGRIPHNGFSRLYTNVVGPCSLKFYWRVSSEANYDRLYFLKDDTLKDFISGTTGGWVLKRFIINASGNHSIKWVYSKDGANSNGSDCAWVDKFEYFPIGTEISEKIDTEKSYFAIYNNLGGDLKIRFYVSEEDTKDKIELSLYNITGRKMIDLLSRKEIKPGEYILNFNLSKDKNLLKRGFYFLKFTTSTKKYTKKILIME; this is encoded by the coding sequence ATGAAATTTTTAAGATTTTTAATATCAATAGGGTTAACATCTTATCTTTATTCCCAGACTTTACAGGATGCTCTTGATAATTATGATCTCAATTTCATAACAGGAGGTAATGCAAACTGGTTCTATCAAACAAACTATTATTATTACGATAATGATGCTGCACAGAGTGGTACCATTACCCATAATCAGTTAACCTTTCTAAAAACAACCATCCAATCACCCTGTAGCTTAAAATTCTACTGGAGAGTTTCCTCAGAAGCAAACTATGATTTTTTAAGTTTTGTTAGAAAATATGCAGCCTCCCAACTATATGATAGAATTTCAGGAACAACCGGGGGCTGGATACAGAAAAAAATAGTGATATTAAGCCCTGGAACAGACACAATGGTATGGACATATTCCAAAGATGGTTCGGGTTCTTCAGGACAGGATGCTGGATGGGTTGATTATGTGAGATATTTTCCAATAAACAACAACTTAGTAACACTTCAGGAAGCACTCGATAACACAAACTTAACCTTTTACAGTGATGGTAGTGCTCCCTGGATAGGAGAGACATGTTTCAGCTATGACGGTCAGGATGCTGCGATAAGTGGAAGAATACCCCATAACGGTTTCTCCCGTTTATATACAAATGTAGTAGGACCCTGTAGCTTAAAATTCTACTGGAGAGTTTCCTCAGAAGCAAACTATGACAGACTTTACTTTCTAAAAGATGATACTTTAAAAGATTTTATTTCAGGAACAACTGGAGGCTGGGTATTAAAAAGATTCATAATCAATGCATCAGGGAATCACAGTATTAAATGGGTTTACTCAAAAGATGGTGCAAACTCAAATGGTTCGGACTGCGCCTGGGTTGATAAATTTGAATATTTCCCCATAGGAACTGAGATATCAGAAAAAATTGATACTGAAAAATCTTACTTTGCAATTTACAATAATTTGGGAGGAGATTTAAAAATTAGGTTCTATGTTTCAGAAGAAGATACTAAGGATAAAATTGAATTGAGTCTATATAACATAACTGGAAGAAAAATGATTGATCTTTTATCAAGAAAGGAAATTAAACCAGGGGAATATATACTTAATTTCAATCTCTCAAAAGATAAAAATCTTTTAAAGAGAGGTTTTTACTTTTTGAAATTTACAACCTCTACAAAGAAATATACTAAGAAAATCTTAATTATGGAATAA
- the purC gene encoding phosphoribosylaminoimidazolesuccinocarboxamide synthase — MGSVKDLYVIKTPYEREPGLGRFIFSDRYSVFDWGEMPDHIEDKGKALCIVSSYFFEKLENLGIKTHYLGLLEDGKVKKLKDLKKPSNVMEIKLLRVLKPEIKEGKYDYSIYKKERFNFLIPLEVIYRNSLPEGSSVFKRLKEGKLKPLDIGLNRMPEPGERLEKPFIDFSTKLEETDRYIGFEEAKEIAGLSDREMEEIKEKTLFINNLISEEVKKINLFNEDGKFEFGFNEERKIIVVDAIGTLDECRFTYEGIHVSKEIARIYYRKTEWFEEVEKAKKIDSIKWKNFVKVFPPSLPKELKKVIEDIYRAFANEITGREWFKAPSLNEILRSLKNLFQN; from the coding sequence TTGGGTAGTGTAAAAGACCTTTATGTTATAAAAACCCCATATGAAAGAGAACCAGGATTAGGTAGATTTATATTTTCAGATAGGTATTCTGTTTTTGACTGGGGGGAAATGCCTGACCATATAGAGGATAAAGGTAAGGCTTTATGTATTGTATCAAGTTATTTTTTTGAAAAACTTGAAAATCTTGGTATAAAGACCCATTATCTCGGGCTTTTAGAAGATGGGAAAGTAAAAAAACTGAAAGATTTAAAAAAACCCTCAAATGTAATGGAAATAAAACTTTTAAGGGTTTTAAAACCTGAAATAAAAGAAGGAAAATATGATTATTCTATTTATAAAAAGGAGAGATTTAACTTTTTGATTCCCCTTGAGGTTATTTACAGAAATTCACTTCCAGAGGGTTCATCAGTTTTTAAAAGATTAAAAGAGGGGAAATTAAAACCTTTAGATATTGGTTTAAATAGAATGCCAGAGCCAGGAGAAAGGTTAGAAAAGCCTTTTATTGATTTTTCAACAAAACTTGAGGAAACTGACAGATATATAGGTTTTGAGGAAGCAAAGGAAATAGCAGGTTTAAGTGACAGGGAAATGGAGGAAATAAAGGAGAAAACACTTTTTATAAACAACCTAATTTCAGAAGAAGTTAAAAAAATAAATCTTTTTAATGAAGATGGGAAATTCGAGTTTGGTTTTAATGAAGAAAGAAAAATTATAGTGGTAGATGCAATAGGAACACTTGATGAATGTAGATTTACTTATGAGGGAATTCATGTGAGTAAAGAGATTGCAAGGATCTATTATAGAAAAACGGAATGGTTTGAAGAAGTGGAGAAGGCGAAAAAAATTGATAGTATAAAATGGAAAAATTTTGTAAAAGTTTTTCCTCCAAGTTTACCTAAGGAATTAAAAAAAGTAATAGAAGATATTTATAGAGCTTTTGCAAATGAAATAACAGGAAGGGAATGGTTTAAAGCCCCGAGTTTAAATGAGATTTTGAGAAGTCTTAAAAATTTATTCCAAAATTAA